A genome region from Planctomycetota bacterium includes the following:
- a CDS encoding M20/M25/M40 family metallo-hydrolase: protein MSFIVSDGVLEDEMRRPEARVGTSQFRGFLIRGLAMCVAACSLLAPWTALAVENEAGLAAAATIESKTLRDYVETLANDTFEGRAAGTRGGRAAAIFLVKKFENFDLQPAGKSDSYFQQFGAQYQNILGVMPGSDPTLQNQYIIVGAHYDHVGYGTPKNSNGPIGQIHNGADDNASGVATLLEVIEALQHLPGPPRRPILFALWDCEENELSGSNHWVENPTVPRRGVVAACNLDMVGRLKRRKLEVIGWRSQAGLRRLIAEQNSYSSIPLTFTWEVKRNSDHYSFFRMGIPIVMFHTGLHDDYHRPSDDAEKLDYDGMEHVARLVFGTVRALADRDGSPGFRNDARTETTATRQVIEAPMPTPAGRLGVEWADDDEPGLRVTRVVDSSAAFRAGLRPGDRLLSFGDVPLGNGTDLRSLVVASPVNVNIVIQRPGEEANETRRLTLRGEPARVGISWREDAAEPATLILVQIIPGSPADRAGLKLGDRIHEVDGVDFQSDEEFQQLIRERPLPMSFLIERDGLMKTIELPNTPTVASADAATTNAGQ from the coding sequence ATGTCATTTATTGTTTCCGACGGTGTTCTCGAAGATGAGATGCGTCGCCCCGAGGCTCGGGTCGGTACGTCCCAGTTTCGTGGCTTCTTGATTCGCGGCCTCGCGATGTGCGTGGCCGCATGTTCGTTGCTGGCCCCTTGGACAGCCCTCGCGGTCGAGAACGAAGCCGGCCTGGCCGCGGCCGCGACCATCGAAAGCAAAACGCTTCGTGATTACGTCGAGACGCTGGCCAACGACACCTTCGAAGGTCGCGCCGCCGGCACCCGTGGCGGGCGGGCCGCGGCCATCTTTCTGGTGAAAAAGTTCGAAAACTTCGACCTCCAGCCAGCCGGCAAGAGCGACAGCTACTTCCAGCAGTTCGGTGCCCAGTACCAGAATATCCTGGGCGTGATGCCCGGCTCGGACCCGACGCTGCAAAACCAGTACATCATTGTCGGCGCCCACTACGACCATGTCGGCTATGGCACGCCCAAGAACAGCAACGGCCCGATTGGCCAGATTCACAACGGCGCCGACGACAACGCCAGCGGCGTGGCGACCCTGCTGGAAGTGATCGAAGCGTTGCAGCACTTGCCCGGCCCGCCGCGGCGGCCGATTCTGTTTGCGCTGTGGGATTGCGAAGAGAATGAATTGAGCGGCTCGAATCATTGGGTCGAAAACCCCACGGTTCCACGACGCGGCGTCGTCGCCGCGTGCAACCTGGACATGGTCGGCCGGCTCAAACGCCGCAAGCTGGAAGTCATCGGCTGGCGGTCACAGGCCGGTCTGCGGCGGTTGATCGCGGAGCAGAACAGCTACTCGTCGATCCCGTTGACGTTCACCTGGGAAGTCAAGCGGAACAGCGATCACTACTCGTTCTTCCGCATGGGCATTCCGATTGTCATGTTCCACACCGGGCTGCACGACGATTACCATCGCCCCAGCGACGATGCCGAGAAGCTCGATTACGACGGCATGGAGCACGTGGCGCGGTTGGTGTTTGGCACGGTTCGAGCGCTGGCCGACCGGGACGGCAGCCCCGGCTTCCGAAACGATGCGCGAACCGAGACAACTGCTACCCGGCAAGTGATCGAGGCCCCCATGCCGACGCCGGCGGGGCGTTTGGGCGTTGAATGGGCCGACGACGACGAGCCCGGGCTGCGCGTCACGCGCGTGGTCGACAGTTCCGCCGCGTTTCGAGCGGGCTTGCGCCCGGGCGACCGGCTGCTCAGCTTTGGCGACGTGCCGTTGGGAAATGGAACCGACTTGCGGTCGCTGGTGGTGGCGTCGCCCGTGAATGTCAACATCGTGATACAACGCCCGGGGGAAGAAGCGAACGAAACCCGGCGTTTGACGCTGCGTGGCGAACCGGCCAGAGTCGGTATCTCTTGGCGCGAAGACGCGGCCGAGCCGGCCACGCTGATCCTCGTGCAGATTATCCCCGGCTCGCCTGCCGACCGGGCGGGGCTGAAACTCGGCGACCGGATTCACGAGGTCGACGGCGTCGACTTCCAGAGCGACGAGGAGTTTCAGCAGTTGATTCGCGAGCGCCCGCTGCCGATGAGCTTTCTGATCGAACGTGACGGCTTGATGAAAACCATCGAGTTGCCCAACACGCCAACCGTCGCGTCGGCCGACGCTGCCACAACCAACGCGGGCCAGTAA
- a CDS encoding sulfatase, with translation MRPSIVVDVPRGTGHEPSPCGSGRPPIATGRRVLRGAGWPALLGSLVVLLIASAGFAAELRPNIVWFVVDDMSANFSCYGEKLIETPHVDRMAREGTRFTHAFVTAPVCSPSRSALITGMYQTTIGAHHHRSGRGVEKIHLPEGATPVPTLLKQAGYYTCIGSPQVAGKKALGKTDYNFEWDIAMYDANDWRGRAPGQPFFMQVQLHGGKYRGGKKWEDECQRVLGAWVKPADVTLPPYYPRDPVLLDDWASYLDTCRYTDYEVGQVISRLEQEGILDQTLLVFLTDHGISHARGKQFLYDEGTHVPLVIRGPGVPRGTTRADLVEHIDVAALTLAAAGVPRPARMQARDILAADYQPREAVFAARDRCDETVEHLRSVRTERWLYIRNYLNQRPHLQPNNYKDGKAIIRRLRELHDAKQLDEVAERLLFAPQRPAEELYEWQVDRYQINNLAGDARSAEALGAMRQRLVEWEASTGDRGRVPEPESMYASDMAEYLGAGQKSGPQRQRLEQNIEQMRRWAAEGK, from the coding sequence ATGAGACCCTCAATAGTTGTCGATGTCCCGAGAGGCACTGGCCACGAACCATCACCGTGCGGTAGTGGCAGGCCCCCCATTGCCACGGGACGTCGAGTGTTGCGCGGCGCGGGGTGGCCTGCTTTGCTTGGGTCGCTGGTTGTCCTGTTGATTGCATCCGCGGGCTTCGCCGCCGAATTGCGTCCAAACATCGTCTGGTTTGTCGTCGACGATATGTCGGCGAACTTTTCCTGCTATGGCGAGAAACTGATTGAAACACCCCATGTCGATCGGATGGCCCGGGAAGGAACTCGCTTTACCCACGCTTTCGTGACCGCGCCAGTTTGCTCGCCGTCGCGCTCGGCGCTGATCACCGGCATGTACCAGACCACCATCGGCGCCCACCACCACCGCAGCGGCCGCGGCGTCGAGAAGATTCACCTGCCCGAGGGAGCCACGCCGGTGCCCACCTTGTTGAAGCAAGCGGGCTACTACACCTGCATTGGCAGTCCCCAGGTCGCCGGGAAAAAGGCGCTGGGCAAGACCGACTATAACTTCGAGTGGGACATCGCGATGTACGACGCCAACGACTGGCGCGGCCGCGCCCCGGGGCAGCCGTTCTTCATGCAGGTTCAGTTGCACGGCGGCAAGTATCGCGGCGGCAAGAAGTGGGAAGATGAATGCCAACGAGTCCTCGGCGCGTGGGTCAAGCCGGCCGATGTGACGCTGCCACCTTACTATCCTCGCGATCCCGTGTTGCTCGACGACTGGGCCAGCTACCTCGACACCTGCCGATACACCGATTACGAAGTGGGGCAGGTGATCTCGCGACTGGAACAGGAAGGCATCCTCGACCAGACGTTGCTCGTGTTCCTGACCGATCACGGCATTAGCCATGCCCGCGGCAAGCAGTTCTTGTATGACGAAGGAACGCACGTGCCGCTGGTGATTCGCGGCCCCGGCGTGCCGCGCGGCACGACGCGCGCCGATCTGGTCGAGCATATCGACGTGGCGGCGTTGACCTTGGCGGCGGCGGGCGTGCCGCGGCCAGCAAGGATGCAGGCCCGCGACATCCTGGCGGCCGATTACCAGCCGCGCGAGGCGGTCTTTGCCGCGCGGGATCGCTGTGACGAAACGGTCGAGCACCTCCGCTCGGTGCGCACCGAGCGCTGGCTCTACATTCGCAACTATTTGAACCAGCGGCCCCACTTGCAGCCGAACAATTACAAGGACGGCAAAGCGATCATCCGCCGGCTGCGCGAACTGCACGACGCCAAGCAACTCGACGAAGTCGCCGAGCGGTTGCTGTTCGCGCCTCAGCGACCGGCCGAGGAACTCTACGAATGGCAGGTCGACCGCTACCAAATCAACAATCTGGCCGGCGATGCGCGCTCTGCCGAAGCGCTAGGGGCGATGCGCCAACGGCTGGTCGAATGGGAAGCGTCAACCGGCGACCGGGGCCGCGTCCCCGAGCCGGAAAGCATGTATGCCAGCGACATGGCGGAATATCTAGGCGCAGGGCAGAAATCAGGCCCGCAACGCCAGCGACTGGAACAAAACATCGAGCAGATGCGCCGCTGGGCCGCCGAGGGGAAATAG